A window of the Streptomyces sp. Ag109_O5-10 genome harbors these coding sequences:
- a CDS encoding Nif3-like dinuclear metal center hexameric protein, with protein sequence MPRLSEVIAALENLWPAERAESWDAVGTVVGDPGQEVTRVLFAVDPVQDVVDEAVKRGADLLVTHHPLYLRGTTTVAASHFKGRVVHTLIKNDIALHVAHTNADTADPGVSDALAGALDLRVVRPLVPDPADPEGRRGLGRVCELDHPVTVRELADRAAARLPATAQGIRVAGDPEALVRTVAVSGGSGDSLFDVVRAAGVDAFLTADLRHHPASEAVAHSPLALLDAAHWATEWPWCELAATQLDEISDRHGWDLRVHVSKTVTDPWTSHSPSLGAPN encoded by the coding sequence GTGCCCCGTCTGTCAGAAGTCATCGCCGCGCTGGAGAACCTGTGGCCCGCCGAGCGGGCCGAGTCCTGGGACGCGGTCGGTACGGTCGTGGGCGACCCCGGCCAGGAGGTCACGCGGGTCCTGTTCGCCGTCGACCCGGTCCAGGACGTCGTCGACGAGGCGGTGAAGCGCGGCGCCGACCTGCTGGTCACCCACCACCCCCTCTACCTGCGCGGTACGACGACGGTCGCGGCCTCCCACTTCAAGGGCCGGGTCGTGCACACCCTGATCAAGAACGACATCGCGCTGCACGTCGCCCACACCAACGCCGACACCGCCGACCCGGGCGTCTCCGACGCCCTCGCGGGCGCCCTGGACCTGCGCGTCGTACGCCCCCTGGTCCCGGACCCCGCCGATCCGGAGGGCCGCCGGGGCCTCGGCCGCGTCTGCGAGCTGGACCACCCGGTGACCGTCCGCGAGCTCGCCGACCGGGCCGCCGCCCGGCTCCCCGCCACCGCGCAGGGCATCCGCGTCGCCGGCGACCCCGAGGCCCTCGTCCGCACGGTCGCCGTCAGCGGCGGCTCCGGCGACAGCCTCTTCGACGTGGTGCGCGCCGCCGGCGTGGACGCCTTCCTCACCGCCGACCTGCGCCACCACCCGGCGTCGGAGGCGGTGGCACACAGCCCCCTCGCGCTGCTCGACGCGGCGCACTGGGCCACCGAATGGCCCTGGTGCGAGCTGGCCGCCACCCAGCTCGACGAGATCTCCGACCGTCACGGCTGGGACCTCCGCGTGCACGTCTCCAAGACGGTCACCGACCCCTGGACCAGCCACTCACCCTCCCTTGGAGCCCCCAACTGA
- a CDS encoding zinc ribbon domain-containing protein, whose product MNAAPADQIRLLDVQGLDVRLQQLAHKRKSLPEHAEIESLTKDLTQLRDLLVAAQTEESDTAREQTKAEQDVDQVRQRAARDQQRLDSGAVTSPKDLENLQREIVSLAKRQGDLEDVVLEVMERRESAQERVAELTERVGAVQGRIDEATARRNAASGDIDAEVATVTKEREVIAGSVPADLLKLYDKLREQQGGIGAAKLYARTCQGCRQELAITELAEVRKAAPDTVVRCENCRRILVRTSESGL is encoded by the coding sequence CTGAACGCAGCGCCCGCCGACCAGATCCGACTCCTCGACGTCCAGGGCCTGGACGTACGCCTCCAGCAGCTGGCGCACAAGCGGAAGTCGCTGCCCGAGCACGCCGAGATCGAGTCGCTGACCAAAGACCTGACCCAGCTGCGCGACCTGCTCGTGGCCGCGCAGACCGAGGAGAGCGACACCGCCCGCGAGCAGACCAAGGCCGAGCAGGACGTGGACCAGGTGCGCCAGCGCGCCGCCCGCGACCAGCAGCGCCTCGACTCCGGCGCGGTCACCTCCCCGAAGGACCTGGAGAACCTCCAGAGGGAGATCGTCTCCCTCGCCAAGCGCCAGGGCGATCTGGAGGACGTCGTCCTGGAGGTCATGGAGCGCCGCGAGTCCGCGCAGGAGCGGGTCGCCGAGCTGACCGAGCGGGTCGGCGCCGTCCAGGGCCGGATCGACGAGGCGACCGCCCGGCGCAACGCCGCGTCCGGGGACATCGACGCCGAGGTGGCCACGGTCACCAAGGAGCGCGAGGTCATCGCCGGCTCCGTCCCCGCGGACCTCCTCAAGCTCTACGACAAGCTGCGCGAGCAGCAGGGCGGCATCGGCGCGGCCAAGCTGTACGCCCGGACCTGCCAGGGCTGCCGCCAGGAGCTCGCCATCACCGAGCTGGCCGAGGTCCGCAAGGCCGCGCCGGACACCGTGGTGCGCTGCGAGAACTGCCGCCGCATCCTGGTGCGCACGTCCGAGTCCGGTCTGTAG
- a CDS encoding bifunctional RNase H/acid phosphatase gives MAREFIVEADGGSRGNPGPAGYGAVVVDAATGETLAEVAEYLGVVTNNVAEYRGLLAGLRAARDLDPTATVHVRMDSKLVVEQMSGRWKIKHPDIKPLAAEASRVFPAGQVTYEWIPREQNKHADRLANEAMDAGRRGEQWSPAASTAELDVRSAASAAPRKGFGAERPGGTGDAVAGAAKAPAAPAAPRKGRGEPRDQPPPAGTVTTADKTTADTRAASHVASPGWSSAPDLGAPATFVLLRHGETPLTPQKRFSGSGGTDPELSPVGLDQARRAADALARRGTIEAIVASPLTRTRQTAAAVAERLGLDVTIEEGIRETDFGAWEGLTFGEVRERHPDDLTAWLADPSAHPTGGGESFAETAARIAATRDKLIAAYAGRTVLLVTHVTPIKTFVQLALGAPLKSLFRMELSAASLSAVAYYADGNPSVRLFNDTSHLRP, from the coding sequence GTGGCAAGGGAGTTCATCGTCGAGGCGGACGGCGGCTCCCGGGGCAACCCGGGGCCGGCCGGCTACGGCGCGGTGGTCGTCGACGCGGCGACCGGCGAGACGCTGGCGGAGGTGGCCGAATACCTCGGCGTCGTCACCAACAACGTCGCCGAGTACCGCGGCCTGCTGGCGGGCCTGCGTGCGGCCCGGGACCTCGACCCCACCGCGACCGTCCACGTCCGCATGGACTCCAAGCTGGTCGTCGAGCAGATGTCCGGCCGCTGGAAGATCAAGCACCCCGACATCAAACCCCTGGCGGCGGAGGCGTCCCGGGTGTTCCCGGCGGGCCAGGTCACGTACGAGTGGATCCCGCGCGAGCAGAACAAACACGCCGACCGCCTGGCGAACGAGGCGATGGACGCGGGCAGGCGGGGCGAGCAGTGGTCGCCCGCGGCGTCCACGGCGGAGCTTGACGTCCGGTCCGCGGCGAGTGCGGCGCCCCGAAAGGGGTTCGGGGCTGAGCGGCCGGGCGGGACCGGGGATGCGGTGGCGGGCGCCGCGAAGGCACCTGCGGCACCGGCAGCGCCCCGTAAGGGGCGCGGGGAACCGCGCGACCAGCCCCCGCCGGCCGGCACTGTGACGACGGCCGACAAGACCACCGCCGACACCCGCGCCGCGAGCCACGTGGCGAGCCCCGGCTGGAGCTCCGCCCCCGACCTCGGCGCCCCCGCCACCTTCGTCCTGCTCCGCCACGGCGAGACCCCCCTCACCCCCCAGAAGCGCTTCTCCGGCAGCGGCGGCACCGACCCGGAACTCTCCCCCGTCGGCTTGGACCAGGCCCGCCGCGCCGCCGACGCCCTGGCCCGCCGCGGCACGATCGAGGCGATCGTCGCCTCCCCCCTCACCCGCACCCGGCAGACCGCCGCGGCCGTCGCCGAACGCCTCGGCCTCGACGTCACGATCGAGGAGGGGATCAGGGAGACGGACTTCGGCGCCTGGGAGGGCCTGACCTTCGGCGAGGTCCGCGAGCGCCACCCCGACGACCTGACCGCCTGGCTGGCCGACCCGTCGGCCCACCCCACCGGCGGCGGGGAGAGCTTCGCCGAGACGGCGGCACGCATCGCGGCCACCCGCGACAAGCTGATCGCGGCCTACGCGGGCCGCACGGTCCTGCTCGTCACGCACGTCACGCCGATCAAGACGTTCGTGCAACTCGCCCTCGGCGCCCCGCTGAAGTCCCTGTTCCGCATGGAACTGTCGGCGGCCTCGCTGTCGGCGGTGGCGTACTACGCGGACGGCAACCCGAGCGTACGGCTCTTCAACGACACGTCCCACCTGCGTCCCTGA
- the eda gene encoding bifunctional 4-hydroxy-2-oxoglutarate aldolase/2-dehydro-3-deoxy-phosphogluconate aldolase, translating into MPTSVLDLAPVVPVVVIEDAATAVPLARALVEGGLPVIEVTLRTPAALDAIRAVAAAVPDAVVGAGTVLTPEQVTECVAAGARFLVSPGWTDGLLAAMAASGVPYLPGVSTASEVVALLERGVREMKFFPAQAAGGTAYLRSLAGPLPRARFCPTGGIGPDNAREYLALPNVGCVGGTWMVPADAVAAGDWDRVRGLARAAAGLRA; encoded by the coding sequence ATGCCCACCTCCGTGCTGGATCTCGCGCCCGTCGTGCCCGTCGTCGTGATCGAGGACGCCGCCACTGCCGTACCGCTGGCGCGGGCGCTGGTGGAGGGCGGGCTGCCGGTCATCGAGGTGACGCTGCGGACGCCCGCCGCGCTCGACGCGATCCGGGCCGTGGCCGCCGCGGTGCCGGACGCGGTGGTCGGCGCGGGGACCGTGCTGACTCCGGAACAGGTGACGGAGTGCGTGGCCGCCGGGGCGCGGTTCCTGGTCAGTCCCGGCTGGACGGACGGGCTGCTGGCGGCGATGGCCGCGTCCGGGGTGCCGTACCTGCCGGGGGTGTCGACCGCCTCGGAGGTGGTGGCGCTGCTCGAACGCGGGGTGCGGGAGATGAAGTTCTTCCCGGCGCAGGCCGCGGGCGGCACGGCCTACCTCAGGTCGCTCGCCGGTCCGCTGCCGCGGGCCCGTTTCTGCCCGACGGGAGGCATCGGCCCGGACAACGCGCGGGAGTACCTCGCCCTGCCCAACGTCGGCTGCGTCGGCGGCACCTGGATGGTCCCGGCGGACGCGGTCGCCGCCGGGGACTGGGACCGGGTCCGGGGGCTGGCCCGGGCCGCGGCGGGGCTCAGGGCCTGA
- the yaaA gene encoding peroxide stress protein YaaA — translation MLVLLPPSEGKASSGRGAPLKPESLSLPGLAAAREAVLGELVDLCAGDEDKAREVLGLSEGLRGEVAKNAALRTAATRPAGEVYTGVLYDALGLASLDAAAKRRAARSLLVFSGLWGAVRVTDRIPSYRCSMGVRLPALGALGTHWRGPMAEALPEAAGTGLVLDLRSAAYAAAWKPKGEVAGRTATVRVLHAPTRKVVSHFNKATKGRMVRSLLAAGIAPAGPAELVEALRELGYEVEAEAPAKAGQAWALDVLVTEVH, via the coding sequence GTGCTGGTCCTGCTGCCGCCCTCGGAGGGCAAGGCGTCCTCGGGGCGTGGTGCCCCGCTGAAGCCGGAGTCGCTGTCCCTGCCGGGGCTCGCGGCGGCGCGCGAGGCGGTGCTCGGCGAGCTGGTCGACCTGTGCGCCGGGGACGAGGACAAGGCCCGTGAGGTGCTCGGCCTGAGCGAGGGACTGCGCGGCGAGGTCGCGAAGAACGCGGCGCTGCGGACGGCGGCCACCCGGCCGGCCGGGGAGGTCTACACCGGGGTGCTGTACGACGCCCTGGGCCTGGCCTCCCTGGACGCGGCGGCGAAGCGGCGGGCCGCGCGGTCGCTGCTGGTCTTCTCGGGGCTGTGGGGCGCGGTCCGGGTGACGGACCGGATCCCGTCGTACCGCTGCTCGATGGGGGTGAGGCTGCCGGCGCTCGGTGCGCTGGGCACGCACTGGCGGGGGCCGATGGCCGAGGCACTGCCGGAGGCGGCCGGGACGGGGCTGGTGCTGGACCTGCGGTCGGCGGCGTACGCGGCCGCGTGGAAGCCGAAGGGCGAGGTGGCCGGGCGGACGGCGACCGTGCGGGTGCTGCACGCGCCGACGCGGAAGGTGGTCAGCCACTTCAACAAGGCGACGAAGGGGCGGATGGTACGGAGCCTGCTGGCCGCCGGAATCGCGCCGGCCGGTCCGGCCGAGCTGGTGGAGGCGTTGCGGGAGCTGGGGTACGAGGTCGAGGCGGAGGCGCCCGCGAAGGCCGGGCAGGCGTGGGCGCTGGACGTGCTGGTGACCGAGGTGCACTGA
- a CDS encoding RNB domain-containing ribonuclease, which translates to MPSRHIRVKGAPEAPLRAALAALRAELGVPETFRSEVLAEAESAARFPAVPGHDATDLPFFTVDPPTANDLDQAMHLSRHDGGYRVRYAIADVAAFVVPGGDLDSEAHHRVNTLYFPDEKVPLHPAVLSEGAASLLPGQTCPAVLWTIDLDGEGRTVTADVRRALVRSRAKLDYAGVQKRIDEGTAEEPVALLREIGEARERLEVARGGISLNVPEQEIVEYDHTYELTYRAPLPADAWNAQISLLTGMTAADLMLGYGTGVLRTLPTAPDGAVARLRRTAHALRIEWPHHVSYAELIRSLNPRRPRHAAFLQECTTLLRGAGYTVFRDGVRPANTTHAAVAAPYAHCTAPLRRLADRYASELCLAAAAGEEPPDWVLMALDTLPKQMAEGARRSGTVERECVDIVEAALLKDRVGEVFDGCVVEVEARRPTVGKVLLQQPAVIGRIEAAAPLPLGERLPVRLMEADPGTTKVRFAPA; encoded by the coding sequence ATGCCCAGCCGCCACATCCGTGTCAAGGGTGCCCCCGAGGCGCCCCTCCGGGCCGCGCTGGCCGCGCTCCGGGCCGAGCTCGGCGTCCCCGAGACCTTCCGGTCCGAGGTCCTCGCGGAGGCCGAGAGCGCCGCCAGGTTTCCGGCCGTACCCGGCCACGACGCGACCGACCTCCCCTTCTTCACGGTCGACCCGCCCACCGCGAACGACCTCGACCAGGCCATGCACCTGTCCCGGCACGACGGCGGCTACCGCGTCCGGTACGCCATCGCGGACGTCGCCGCCTTCGTCGTACCGGGCGGTGACCTGGACTCCGAGGCGCACCACCGCGTCAACACCCTCTACTTCCCGGACGAGAAGGTCCCCCTGCACCCCGCCGTCCTCAGCGAGGGCGCGGCCAGCCTGCTGCCCGGCCAGACCTGCCCGGCCGTGCTCTGGACCATCGACCTGGACGGGGAGGGCCGGACCGTGACCGCCGACGTCCGCCGGGCCCTCGTCCGCAGCCGGGCCAAGCTCGACTACGCGGGCGTGCAGAAACGGATCGACGAGGGGACCGCCGAGGAGCCCGTCGCCCTGCTCAGGGAGATCGGCGAGGCCCGCGAACGGCTGGAGGTGGCGCGCGGCGGCATCTCCCTCAACGTGCCGGAACAGGAGATCGTCGAGTACGACCACACCTACGAGCTGACCTACCGCGCCCCGCTGCCCGCCGACGCCTGGAACGCCCAGATCTCCCTGCTCACCGGCATGACCGCGGCCGACCTGATGCTCGGCTACGGCACCGGCGTCCTGCGCACTCTCCCGACCGCCCCCGACGGCGCGGTGGCCCGCCTGCGCCGCACCGCGCACGCGCTGCGCATCGAGTGGCCGCACCACGTCTCGTACGCCGAGCTGATCCGCTCCCTGAACCCGCGCCGCCCCCGCCACGCGGCCTTCCTCCAGGAGTGCACGACTCTGCTGCGCGGCGCCGGTTACACCGTCTTCCGGGACGGCGTCCGCCCCGCGAACACCACCCACGCGGCCGTCGCCGCCCCCTACGCCCACTGCACCGCGCCACTGCGCCGCCTGGCCGACCGCTACGCCTCGGAACTGTGCCTGGCGGCGGCCGCCGGCGAGGAACCGCCGGACTGGGTGCTGATGGCGCTGGACACGCTCCCCAAGCAGATGGCCGAAGGGGCGCGGCGCTCGGGCACGGTGGAGCGGGAGTGCGTCGACATAGTGGAGGCGGCCCTGCTCAAGGACCGGGTCGGGGAGGTCTTCGACGGGTGCGTGGTGGAGGTCGAGGCGCGCCGGCCGACGGTGGGGAAGGTGCTGTTGCAGCAGCCCGCCGTCATAGGCCGGATCGAGGCCGCCGCTCCTCTCCCGCTGGGCGAGCGGCTGCCGGTGCGGCTGATGGAGGCCGACCCGGGGACGACGAAGGTACGGTTCGCGCCCGCGTGA
- a CDS encoding FAD-dependent monooxygenase, which yields MATTDSNDGGRGEYGAGCDVVVAGGGPVGLFLAGELRLGGAKVLVVERLAEVDETIKAGGINTAGAVSLYRRGLLPDLKAAWERNRWRMRAFLGDREQRQGADAPRTPPKFAGHFAGIMMRGDLFDDSDPAFADIGPADGVGLGVPQVELERILGARAERLGVEVRRGVELTGFDAGDEGVVVRLGSGEDVHAGWLVGCDGGRSTVRKLAGFDFPGTEPEITGYQAVVEMSGGERLGVGWNTTDVGTYVNGPFPGRILTVEFDGPPADRSAPVTAAELQAALRRVSGVADVTVHEVHSSTRFTDNARQASGYRKGRVLLAGDAAHVHSPFGGQGLNLGLGDAMNLGWKLAAVVRGSAPDSLLDSYTAERHPIGAWVLDWTRAQIAVMRPDRHARALRRVVTDLALTTTGTTYLVEQISGVWQHYDLPGDHPLTGRSAPDLELSDGTRLGDHLHHGRALLLDLAGDPKLRARAEGYGDRVDVVTAACPGRPELTGLLVRPDGFVAWAADGGDRGDDLDDALTRWFVAV from the coding sequence ATGGCGACTACAGACAGCAACGACGGCGGGCGCGGCGAGTACGGCGCGGGCTGCGACGTGGTGGTGGCCGGCGGCGGGCCCGTCGGGCTGTTCCTCGCCGGCGAGCTGCGGCTCGGCGGCGCGAAGGTGCTGGTCGTGGAGCGGCTGGCCGAGGTGGACGAGACCATCAAGGCGGGCGGGATCAACACGGCCGGCGCGGTGAGCCTCTACCGGCGCGGGCTGCTGCCCGACCTCAAGGCGGCCTGGGAGCGGAACCGGTGGCGGATGCGGGCCTTCCTCGGGGACCGGGAGCAGAGGCAGGGCGCCGACGCGCCCCGGACTCCCCCGAAGTTCGCCGGGCACTTCGCCGGGATCATGATGCGCGGCGACCTGTTCGACGACTCCGACCCGGCGTTCGCCGACATCGGCCCCGCCGACGGCGTCGGCCTCGGGGTGCCGCAGGTGGAGCTGGAGCGGATCCTGGGCGCCCGCGCCGAGCGGCTCGGCGTCGAGGTCCGCCGGGGCGTGGAGCTGACCGGCTTCGACGCCGGCGACGAGGGAGTCGTCGTCCGCCTCGGGAGCGGCGAGGACGTCCACGCCGGATGGCTCGTGGGGTGCGACGGCGGCCGGAGCACGGTCCGCAAGCTCGCCGGGTTCGACTTCCCGGGCACCGAGCCGGAGATCACCGGCTATCAGGCGGTCGTCGAGATGAGCGGGGGCGAGCGGCTCGGGGTCGGCTGGAACACCACCGACGTGGGGACGTACGTCAACGGGCCCTTCCCCGGCCGGATCCTCACCGTCGAGTTCGACGGGCCGCCCGCCGACCGCTCCGCGCCCGTCACCGCCGCGGAGTTGCAGGCCGCCCTGCGCCGGGTGTCGGGCGTGGCCGACGTGACCGTCCACGAGGTGCACTCCTCGACCCGGTTCACCGACAACGCCCGGCAGGCGAGCGGCTACCGCAAGGGCCGGGTGCTGCTGGCGGGGGACGCGGCGCACGTGCACTCGCCGTTCGGCGGGCAGGGGCTCAACCTCGGCCTCGGCGACGCCATGAACCTCGGCTGGAAGCTGGCCGCCGTGGTCCGCGGGTCGGCCCCCGACTCGCTCCTCGACAGCTACACCGCCGAACGGCACCCGATCGGCGCCTGGGTGCTGGACTGGACCCGTGCCCAGATCGCCGTGATGCGCCCGGACCGGCACGCCCGCGCCCTGCGCCGGGTGGTCACCGACCTCGCGCTGACGACGACCGGGACGACCTACCTCGTCGAGCAGATCTCCGGCGTCTGGCAGCACTACGACCTGCCCGGCGACCATCCGCTCACCGGGCGGAGCGCCCCGGACCTGGAACTCTCCGACGGCACCCGGCTCGGCGACCACCTGCACCACGGCCGCGCGCTGCTGCTCGACCTCGCCGGCGACCCGAAGCTGCGCGCCCGCGCGGAGGGGTACGGCGACCGGGTGGACGTCGTCACCGCGGCCTGTCCGGGACGGCCGGAGCTGACCGGTCTCCTGGTACGGCCCGACGGGTTCGTGGCCTGGGCCGCGGACGGAGGCGACCGGGGGGACGACCTCGACGACGCCCTGACCCGCTGGTTCGTCGCCGTGTGA
- a CDS encoding TetR/AcrR family transcriptional regulator: protein MTDENRPGGPGESLRERKKRETRQRISNVATVMFREHGFDRVTVAEVARAAGVSAMTVFNYFPRKEDLFLDRIPEAVAAFAGAVRDRAPGETPLAALRRLAFRFIDARHPLGGVGENFGGFWPVVADSPALRARAREAVEEVERALAGALAEAGLADPALVAAVTVAAYRSVCVTSVSRQLAGDPFAEIVEDHRERMAAAFDALERMVR from the coding sequence GTGACCGATGAGAACAGGCCGGGCGGGCCGGGGGAGTCCCTGCGGGAGCGCAAGAAGCGGGAGACGCGGCAGCGGATCTCGAACGTCGCGACGGTGATGTTCCGGGAGCACGGCTTCGACCGAGTGACCGTCGCGGAAGTCGCGCGGGCGGCCGGGGTGTCGGCGATGACCGTGTTCAACTACTTCCCGCGCAAGGAGGACCTGTTCCTCGACCGCATCCCGGAGGCCGTCGCGGCCTTCGCCGGTGCGGTGCGGGACCGGGCGCCCGGCGAGACCCCGCTGGCGGCGCTGCGCCGGCTGGCCTTCCGGTTCATCGACGCGCGGCACCCGCTGGGCGGGGTGGGGGAGAACTTCGGGGGCTTCTGGCCGGTCGTCGCCGACTCGCCCGCGCTGCGGGCCCGGGCCCGCGAGGCGGTCGAGGAGGTGGAACGGGCGCTGGCCGGAGCGCTCGCCGAGGCCGGGCTCGCCGACCCGGCGCTGGTTGCGGCGGTGACGGTGGCCGCGTACCGCTCGGTGTGCGTCACCTCGGTGAGCCGTCAGTTGGCGGGTGACCCGTTCGCGGAGATCGTCGAGGACCACCGGGAGCGGATGGCGGCGGCGTTCGACGCGCTGGAGCGGATGGTGCGGTAG
- a CDS encoding DUF4260 family protein has product MTSTTNVTPALRTATMAARRAAWLAAALFWTAFAVLEGVNHGWLAGALALLFLLLPDLTFLVALDEAPRTAQGQLAPRAVPYYNAMHRALVPLGLLTVYAVQPVFSWPPAFAALCGWLAHISYDRALGYGLRTKEGFQRD; this is encoded by the coding sequence ATGACCAGCACCACGAACGTCACCCCCGCCCTCCGCACCGCCACCATGGCGGCCCGCCGCGCCGCCTGGCTGGCCGCCGCCCTGTTCTGGACGGCGTTCGCGGTCCTGGAGGGCGTGAACCACGGCTGGCTCGCCGGCGCCCTCGCCCTGCTCTTCCTTCTCCTTCCGGACCTCACCTTCCTGGTCGCCCTCGACGAGGCGCCCCGGACGGCGCAGGGCCAGTTGGCGCCGCGCGCCGTGCCGTACTACAACGCGATGCACCGGGCGCTGGTGCCGCTCGGGCTGCTGACGGTGTACGCCGTGCAGCCCGTCTTCTCCTGGCCCCCGGCGTTCGCGGCGCTCTGCGGCTGGCTGGCCCACATCTCGTACGATCGCGCCCTCGGATACGGGCTGCGCACCAAGGAGGGCTTCCAGCGTGACTGA
- a CDS encoding TetR/AcrR family transcriptional regulator, translating to MTPRAREIAAAARDLLEESGPAVLTMRTLADRLGIKAPSLYKHFPDKHAVEVELTAQMLEESAAALEAAATRHPGSLEALAEAYRAYALAHPHLYCLATERPLPRTLLPDGLEDRAALPLLRACGGDRDLARATWAFAHGMVVLEIHGRFPQAADLDAAWKRGVRALHP from the coding sequence CTGACGCCGAGGGCACGGGAGATCGCCGCGGCGGCCCGGGATCTGCTGGAGGAGTCGGGACCGGCCGTCCTCACCATGCGCACCCTCGCCGACCGCCTCGGCATCAAGGCCCCCTCGCTCTACAAGCACTTCCCCGACAAGCACGCCGTGGAGGTCGAACTCACCGCCCAGATGCTGGAGGAGTCGGCGGCGGCACTGGAGGCGGCCGCGACCCGGCACCCCGGCTCCCTGGAGGCCCTGGCCGAGGCGTACCGCGCCTACGCCCTGGCCCACCCCCACCTCTACTGCCTGGCCACCGAACGCCCGCTGCCGCGCACCCTGCTGCCGGACGGCCTGGAGGACCGGGCCGCCCTCCCGCTCCTGCGGGCCTGCGGCGGCGACCGTGACCTGGCTCGCGCCACCTGGGCGTTCGCCCACGGCATGGTGGTCCTGGAGATCCACGGCCGCTTCCCGCAGGCCGCCGACCTGGACGCGGCATGGAAACGGGGAGTGCGGGCGTTGCACCCTTAG
- a CDS encoding AraC family transcriptional regulator, producing the protein METGSAGVAPLARGGADVAEQARWTRARLGRCGPELDLLTANFERHTYAPHAHAEFTIGVCVGGSEVIDYRGGHISTGPGSIVVLAPGEMHTGGPATPTDGYAYRALYADPALLADGTLDAVPHFRDPVLDDPELAAAFRRTHTELAACPDPLEAESRLPWLLTALSRRHSTARPATDRVPGGHGISLLVRDRLADELTCPPSLAELAADLGLSRYQLLRAFRTTMGVPPYAWLAQYRVARARALLDSGLRPAEAATLVGFADQAHLTRWFRRVLGVTPAAYRNSVQDAGRY; encoded by the coding sequence ATGGAAACGGGGAGTGCGGGCGTTGCACCCTTAGCGCGAGGGGGTGCGGACGTGGCGGAACAGGCACGGTGGACGAGGGCGAGGCTGGGCCGCTGCGGCCCGGAGCTGGACCTGCTGACGGCGAACTTCGAACGGCACACCTACGCCCCGCACGCGCACGCCGAGTTCACCATCGGGGTGTGCGTCGGCGGCTCCGAGGTCATCGACTACCGGGGCGGCCACATCAGCACCGGCCCCGGCTCGATCGTCGTCCTGGCTCCCGGCGAGATGCACACGGGCGGCCCGGCCACCCCGACCGACGGCTACGCCTACCGCGCCCTGTACGCGGACCCGGCCCTGCTGGCGGACGGGACCCTGGACGCCGTGCCGCACTTCCGGGACCCCGTCCTCGACGACCCCGAGCTGGCCGCGGCCTTCCGCCGGACCCACACCGAGCTGGCCGCCTGCCCCGACCCCCTGGAAGCCGAATCCCGTCTCCCCTGGCTGCTGACGGCCCTGTCCCGCCGCCACTCCACGGCACGGCCGGCGACCGACCGGGTCCCCGGGGGGCACGGCATCTCCCTGCTGGTCCGGGACCGCCTGGCCGACGAGCTGACCTGCCCGCCGTCGCTCGCCGAGCTGGCGGCCGACCTGGGCCTCTCCCGCTACCAGTTGCTGCGGGCCTTCCGTACGACGATGGGCGTCCCGCCGTACGCCTGGCTGGCCCAGTACCGGGTGGCCAGGGCCCGCGCCCTGCTGGACTCGGGCCTGCGCCCGGCGGAGGCGGCGACCCTGGTGGGCTTCGCCGACCAGGCCCATCTGACCCGCTGGTTCCGCCGGGTGCTGGGGGTGACCCCGGCGGCGTACCGCAACAGCGTTCAAGACGCCGGACGGTACTGA